From the genome of Hyalangium gracile, one region includes:
- a CDS encoding type VI secretion system Vgr family protein, translated as MRPASAMTASEPEFEFEAGPFSQGELAVLEFEARESMSGPYRVEIVFTAALDIIVEAADLLGQPAALVIHQGEDIRYLHGILSELSRWNTGEGPQRNRYRAVLEPRFHQLRHTRRSRIFQQKSVPEIIQQVLDEGQVAYALELQGSYSPRDYCVQYRESDFDFVSRLMEEVGISYFFRHEQGSHEMVMGDSPNMHTPILGDPILPFRDPAGMAADEECVYAFSGKLEVVPGKVALRDFDFVRPSLDMTVDSEASEGDAALEVYDYPGKYEDPSPGRDVAKVRLEELRAPEQVAWGQCQSRRMSPGSRFSLSGHAEPELNQEYLLLSVSHEGHQPEGLLFEQQNAGHAGRKPYQCTFHCMPAAVPYRPPRRTPRPVIPGPQTAIVVGPSGEEIHTDEHGRVKVKFHWDREAPGDDRSSCWIRVSQAWAGPGWGALYLPRVGQEVVVDFLEGDPDRPLITGRVYNGHQPPPADLPGKRTQSTLRSDSSPGGGGFNEFRFEDAAGEEEIYLHAQKDMDIVIENDKTQSVGGNESLTVAKERRREVGGNQSLSVGGNDETRVTGNQSLEVKASRTTTVAGTHSETIGGSQNIEVGGAQSVLVGLASTETVGLARALNVGGAYAVTVGAAMNVAVAGVKAEEVGGSKTEIIGAQKTEKIAGSRSLNVAKEMTETVGENRKLDVGKDLVVNVGGILQQATTKAHKISAKEISITAEENFTITVGSASVTFKKSGDIVIKGGKIEVTASGEVVIKGSKTTDN; from the coding sequence GTGAGACCAGCCAGTGCCATGACCGCCAGCGAGCCCGAGTTCGAGTTCGAAGCGGGCCCCTTCTCCCAGGGAGAGCTCGCCGTCCTGGAGTTCGAGGCCCGGGAGAGCATGTCCGGACCCTACCGGGTGGAGATCGTCTTCACCGCGGCCCTGGACATCATCGTGGAGGCCGCCGATCTGCTCGGCCAGCCCGCCGCGCTGGTCATCCACCAGGGGGAGGACATCCGCTACCTGCACGGGATCCTCTCGGAGCTGAGCCGGTGGAACACGGGAGAGGGTCCCCAGCGCAACCGCTACCGGGCCGTGCTCGAGCCGCGCTTCCACCAGCTACGCCACACCCGGCGCAGCCGCATCTTCCAGCAGAAGTCCGTGCCGGAGATCATCCAGCAGGTTCTGGACGAGGGGCAGGTGGCGTACGCCCTGGAGCTGCAGGGCTCCTACTCGCCCCGGGACTACTGCGTGCAGTACCGCGAGTCCGACTTCGACTTCGTCTCGCGGCTGATGGAGGAGGTGGGCATCTCCTACTTCTTCCGCCACGAGCAGGGCTCTCACGAGATGGTCATGGGGGATTCCCCCAATATGCACACGCCCATCCTGGGAGATCCCATCCTGCCCTTCCGGGATCCCGCGGGCATGGCGGCGGATGAGGAGTGCGTCTACGCCTTCAGCGGGAAGCTCGAGGTGGTCCCCGGGAAGGTGGCGCTGCGGGACTTCGACTTCGTGCGGCCGTCGCTGGACATGACGGTGGACAGCGAGGCCTCGGAGGGAGACGCGGCGCTCGAGGTGTACGACTACCCGGGCAAGTACGAGGATCCGAGCCCCGGCCGTGACGTGGCGAAGGTGCGGCTGGAGGAACTGCGCGCTCCGGAGCAGGTGGCCTGGGGCCAGTGCCAGAGCCGACGCATGTCTCCCGGGAGCAGGTTCTCGCTGTCGGGCCACGCGGAGCCGGAGCTCAACCAGGAGTACCTGCTGCTGTCGGTGTCGCACGAGGGCCACCAGCCGGAGGGGCTGCTGTTCGAGCAGCAGAACGCGGGCCACGCCGGCCGCAAGCCGTACCAGTGCACCTTCCACTGCATGCCCGCGGCAGTGCCCTATCGCCCGCCGCGGCGCACCCCGCGCCCGGTGATCCCCGGGCCCCAGACGGCGATCGTGGTGGGGCCCTCGGGCGAGGAGATCCACACCGACGAGCACGGCCGGGTGAAGGTGAAGTTCCACTGGGATCGCGAGGCGCCCGGGGACGACAGGAGCTCGTGCTGGATCCGCGTCAGCCAGGCCTGGGCGGGGCCGGGCTGGGGCGCGCTGTACCTGCCGCGTGTGGGCCAGGAGGTGGTGGTGGACTTCCTGGAGGGCGATCCGGATCGCCCGCTGATCACCGGCCGCGTGTACAACGGGCACCAGCCTCCCCCGGCGGATCTGCCCGGCAAGCGGACCCAGAGCACGCTGCGCTCGGACTCCAGCCCGGGCGGCGGCGGCTTCAACGAGTTCCGCTTCGAGGATGCCGCGGGAGAGGAGGAGATCTACCTCCACGCCCAGAAGGACATGGACATCGTCATCGAGAACGACAAGACCCAGTCCGTCGGAGGGAACGAGTCGCTCACGGTGGCCAAGGAGCGCCGGCGCGAGGTGGGCGGAAACCAGTCCCTGAGCGTGGGCGGCAATGACGAGACGCGCGTCACCGGCAACCAGTCGCTGGAGGTGAAGGCGAGCCGGACGACGACGGTGGCGGGCACGCACTCGGAGACGATCGGCGGCTCGCAGAACATCGAGGTGGGCGGCGCGCAGAGCGTGCTGGTGGGGCTGGCCTCCACGGAGACGGTGGGCCTGGCCCGCGCGCTCAACGTGGGCGGAGCCTACGCCGTCACCGTGGGCGCCGCGATGAACGTGGCCGTGGCGGGCGTGAAGGCCGAGGAGGTGGGCGGCTCCAAGACGGAGATCATCGGCGCGCAGAAGACGGAGAAGATCGCCGGCTCCCGGTCGCTCAACGTGGCCAAGGAGATGACCGAGACGGTGGGAGAGAACCGCAAGCTGGACGTGGGCAAGGATCTGGTCGTGAACGTGGGAGGCATCCTCCAGCAGGCCACCACGAAGGCGCACAAGATCTCGGCCAAGGAGATCTCCATCACCGCCGAGGAGAACTTCACCATCACGGTGGGCTCGGCGTCCGTCACGTTCAAGAAGAGCGGGGACATCGTCATCAAGGGCGGCAAGATCGAGGTGACGGCCAGCGGTGAAGTGGTGATCAAGGGCAGCAAGACCACCGACAACTGA
- a CDS encoding TIGR02270 family protein, which yields MSVPSKPRPPRAFRRPPIPWELMEVHFEEATFLWSRWEQVLWAPDYVLAEVEQGEERRLLAHLDALVLGGRPVAERLLLPALEGEEVVPVSVAALALLNAEDADWREKVFEWLAEGAEEVGEGIRRAVELCPREDITPALLSALPNGQLDDQIRALAALRFRQADVTPALRAMKLGEDTALRTVAVRAARFASRSMADELIRLGLSEPEPQVLDAALEAGLVVGHRQAWARCRQLVEAGGEVPRIALLALALSGEARELELLVAALEDPSLRDEALWALGFSGRLAAADAAFQALQATGDRLAAESFAAITGLPLAPPFIEEEEKTAEEETFEAEFAAEEAEADNLEDEDDEEGGEAPSSPELLPGPEVLPGKVLPERVERWWAAERKRFEPSGRYLRGQPLSVEVIRAALEAEPLNRRAILAWELAIRSKGSCQVEPRTWTHAQRQQMRAAAGLRSEQLLRPFDRLFAG from the coding sequence GTGTCCGTGCCGTCGAAGCCTCGTCCCCCTCGCGCCTTCCGCCGCCCTCCCATCCCCTGGGAGCTGATGGAGGTGCATTTCGAGGAAGCCACCTTCCTCTGGTCCCGGTGGGAGCAGGTCCTCTGGGCTCCTGACTATGTGCTGGCGGAGGTGGAGCAGGGCGAGGAGCGGCGCCTGCTGGCGCATCTCGATGCGCTCGTCCTGGGTGGTCGTCCGGTGGCCGAGCGGCTCCTGCTCCCCGCGCTGGAGGGCGAGGAGGTGGTGCCCGTCAGCGTCGCCGCCCTGGCGCTGCTGAACGCCGAGGACGCGGACTGGCGAGAGAAGGTCTTCGAGTGGCTGGCCGAAGGTGCCGAAGAGGTGGGAGAGGGCATCCGCCGCGCCGTGGAGCTGTGCCCGCGCGAGGACATCACCCCGGCGCTCCTGAGCGCGCTGCCGAACGGCCAGCTCGATGATCAGATCCGCGCGCTCGCCGCCCTGCGCTTCCGCCAGGCGGATGTCACGCCGGCGCTCCGGGCCATGAAGCTCGGCGAGGACACCGCCCTCCGGACCGTGGCCGTCCGCGCCGCCCGGTTCGCCTCCCGCTCCATGGCCGACGAGCTGATCCGCCTGGGGCTCTCGGAGCCGGAGCCTCAGGTCCTTGACGCCGCGCTGGAGGCCGGGCTGGTGGTGGGCCATCGCCAGGCCTGGGCGCGCTGCCGTCAGCTCGTGGAGGCGGGAGGCGAGGTGCCCCGGATCGCGCTGCTCGCGCTCGCGCTGAGCGGCGAGGCCCGGGAGCTGGAGCTGCTCGTGGCCGCCCTGGAGGATCCCTCGCTGCGGGACGAGGCCCTCTGGGCGCTCGGCTTCAGTGGACGCCTCGCGGCGGCGGATGCGGCTTTCCAGGCGCTCCAGGCCACGGGAGATCGGCTCGCCGCCGAGTCCTTCGCGGCCATCACCGGCCTTCCCCTGGCACCCCCTTTCATCGAGGAGGAGGAGAAGACCGCCGAGGAGGAGACCTTCGAAGCCGAGTTCGCTGCGGAGGAGGCCGAAGCCGACAACCTCGAGGACGAGGACGACGAAGAAGGAGGGGAGGCGCCCTCCAGCCCCGAGCTGCTCCCCGGCCCCGAGGTGCTCCCAGGCAAGGTGCTCCCGGAGCGCGTGGAGCGGTGGTGGGCCGCGGAGCGCAAGCGCTTCGAGCCCTCGGGCCGCTACCTCCGGGGCCAGCCTCTCTCAGTGGAGGTGATCCGCGCCGCGCTGGAGGCGGAGCCCCTCAACCGTCGCGCCATCCTCGCGTGGGAGCTGGCCATCCGGAGCAAGGGCTCCTGCCAGGTGGAGCCCCGGACGTGGACGCACGCCCAGCGGCAGCAGATGCGGGCGGCGGCGGGACTGCGCTCGGAGCAGCTCCTGCGCCCGTTCGACCGGCTCTTCGCCGGGTGA
- a CDS encoding imm11 family protein: MNYFVLKTNAPDGGLIEMYPPKSPTEWRFDEGESLIREFPKGAAVQFSDNFPDNRKLYDFQTNTLSAFIISERTRKLLESLEITNAEYLPVDIKDHKGQVVGKDYSFLNLLGGEEAIDMEKSVYKMNSMEKEQVGRIKKLAINEKGIRPGMKMFRCSKQRRLVLIREDVLEEFKKAGLSGFKVYKAEGWNGLEL; this comes from the coding sequence ATGAACTACTTCGTACTCAAGACGAATGCCCCGGACGGTGGGCTCATCGAGATGTATCCGCCCAAGAGCCCGACCGAGTGGCGTTTTGACGAAGGCGAGAGCCTGATCCGCGAGTTCCCCAAAGGGGCGGCGGTTCAGTTCTCGGACAACTTCCCGGACAACCGGAAGCTCTACGACTTCCAGACGAACACCCTGAGTGCCTTCATCATCTCGGAGCGGACGCGGAAACTCCTCGAGTCGCTGGAGATCACCAACGCCGAATACCTGCCGGTGGACATCAAGGACCACAAGGGCCAGGTGGTAGGCAAGGACTACTCCTTCCTCAACCTGTTGGGGGGCGAGGAGGCCATCGACATGGAGAAGTCCGTCTACAAGATGAACAGCATGGAGAAGGAGCAGGTCGGGCGTATCAAGAAGCTCGCCATCAATGAGAAGGGCATTCGTCCTGGGATGAAGATGTTCCGATGCTCCAAGCAACGCCGTCTGGTCCTGATTCGCGAGGATGTCCTCGAGGAGTTCAAGAAGGCGGGGTTGAGCGGCTTCAAGGTCTACAAGGCCGAGGGCTGGAACGGGCTCGAGCTCTGA
- a CDS encoding AHH domain-containing protein, whose product MTFVSKGEMNTDLAQKLGDILERSAKRRYAAFVKPKKNKKKTTDASATGDHVDANSVPKGVLGKVKGYAQNGSDYLRSKDGRDVYRNFSHKYLDEIRDLVRKTAEFPGGPAQNFDPSAKDAAGNDAGQKWPYAWEAHHMLPGSAFYYVNKVNGKEEHVFTYQQYRLILQCDYNINHGHNIINLPDEAWAVPVHALIQHPGDHPNYTQLVMEKLREISKELQKKIDKKEPHKALVEDVFERLKDLEEYFWDYLVDLSRSLVDAITEGQTFVHPHVRYAPQQGTSTYDWGALY is encoded by the coding sequence ATGACGTTCGTGTCCAAGGGCGAGATGAACACGGACCTGGCGCAGAAGCTCGGGGACATCCTCGAGCGGAGCGCCAAGCGCCGGTACGCGGCCTTCGTGAAGCCCAAGAAGAACAAGAAGAAGACAACGGACGCCTCCGCCACCGGCGATCACGTGGACGCCAACTCCGTGCCGAAGGGCGTGCTCGGGAAGGTCAAGGGCTATGCCCAGAACGGGTCCGACTACCTGCGCTCCAAGGATGGCCGGGACGTGTACCGGAACTTCAGCCACAAGTACCTGGACGAGATCCGGGATCTGGTCCGCAAGACCGCGGAGTTTCCGGGTGGGCCCGCGCAGAACTTCGATCCGAGCGCCAAGGACGCCGCGGGCAACGACGCGGGGCAGAAGTGGCCCTACGCCTGGGAGGCGCACCACATGCTCCCCGGCTCGGCCTTCTATTACGTCAACAAGGTCAACGGGAAGGAGGAGCATGTCTTCACGTACCAGCAGTATCGCCTCATCCTTCAGTGTGACTACAACATCAACCACGGTCACAACATCATCAACCTCCCGGATGAGGCCTGGGCCGTGCCCGTGCATGCGCTCATCCAACATCCGGGCGATCACCCGAACTACACGCAACTCGTGATGGAGAAACTCCGGGAGATCTCCAAGGAACTCCAGAAGAAGATCGACAAGAAGGAACCCCACAAAGCATTGGTTGAGGATGTCTTCGAGCGACTGAAGGATCTCGAAGAGTATTTCTGGGATTACCTCGTGGATCTGAGCCGCTCCTTGGTGGACGCCATCACCGAGGGGCAGACGTTCGTCCATCCACACGTACGCTACGCGCCCCAGCAAGGAACGAGCACCTATGACTGGGGAGCGCTCTACTAA
- a CDS encoding immunity 49 family protein, producing the protein MANLMSLRSDAAAELGKLFQRFQPGADRDTLLSQFDILIRDFHIIAVATLLVDGNAQGFFLNLCRAAENWRRLLALLRSRKLAPPPATKTTPLLAALAAGHFELADALASAPSAERIEGEEYEDEYLWASIFRHLARHSPSPVATVKPLVARLLKANKKEYASRCDMALALLTQDAEGFTKAFEQARLDYELQTEKKAANFATPVTAFAPHRFLWLEGLALLRLAERAGFALEATDYKYCPPLARVPMTAKYAGDWTIPAVKEP; encoded by the coding sequence ATGGCCAACCTGATGTCCCTGCGCTCGGATGCCGCCGCGGAGCTCGGCAAGCTCTTCCAGCGCTTCCAGCCGGGCGCGGACCGGGACACCCTGCTGTCCCAGTTCGACATTCTCATCCGGGACTTCCACATCATCGCCGTCGCCACCCTGCTCGTGGACGGCAACGCCCAGGGCTTCTTCCTCAACCTCTGCCGCGCCGCCGAGAACTGGCGCCGCCTGCTCGCCCTGCTGCGCTCCCGGAAGCTCGCGCCCCCGCCCGCCACGAAGACGACGCCCCTGCTGGCCGCGCTCGCCGCCGGCCACTTCGAGCTGGCTGACGCCCTCGCCAGCGCTCCCTCCGCCGAGCGGATCGAGGGCGAGGAGTACGAGGATGAGTACCTGTGGGCCTCCATCTTCCGGCACCTCGCCCGACACAGCCCCTCGCCCGTCGCCACCGTGAAGCCCCTGGTGGCGCGGCTCTTGAAGGCCAACAAGAAGGAGTACGCCAGCCGCTGCGACATGGCCCTGGCCCTGCTCACCCAGGACGCGGAGGGCTTCACGAAGGCCTTCGAGCAGGCCCGGCTCGACTACGAGCTGCAGACCGAGAAGAAGGCGGCGAACTTCGCCACGCCCGTCACCGCGTTCGCGCCCCACCGCTTCCTCTGGCTGGAGGGGCTCGCCCTGCTCCGGCTGGCCGAGCGCGCCGGCTTCGCGCTCGAGGCCACCGACTACAAGTACTGCCCCCCGCTGGCCCGCGTGCCGATGACCGCGAAGTACGCGGGCGACTGGACCATCCCCGCCGTCAAGGAGCCGTGA
- a CDS encoding DUF4150 domain-containing protein has translation MSTSVGVNMLSVVTQDTNGTTIAFPDVCKTPSPGGPIPIPYPNIAQSSDTDKGTKKVKVDGKPACIADSNFKTSTGDEAGTAGGGVASSKTKGKAEFVNYSFDVSFEGKGVARSFDLMLHNDKNTPPFPVLQGPVISMGKMGEKSKCLICEKEL, from the coding sequence ATGAGCACCAGTGTGGGCGTGAACATGCTGTCGGTGGTGACTCAGGACACGAACGGGACGACCATCGCCTTCCCGGACGTGTGCAAGACGCCGAGCCCCGGCGGCCCCATCCCCATCCCGTACCCCAACATCGCCCAGTCCTCGGACACCGACAAAGGCACCAAGAAGGTGAAGGTGGACGGCAAGCCCGCGTGCATCGCGGACTCGAACTTCAAGACGAGCACGGGAGACGAGGCCGGCACCGCGGGCGGCGGCGTGGCCTCAAGCAAGACGAAGGGCAAGGCCGAGTTCGTCAACTACTCCTTCGACGTCAGCTTCGAGGGCAAGGGCGTGGCGCGCTCCTTCGACCTGATGCTGCACAACGACAAGAACACGCCGCCCTTTCCCGTGCTCCAGGGGCCCGTCATCTCCATGGGCAAGATGGGCGAGAAGTCCAAGTGCCTCATCTGCGAGAAGGAGCTCTGA
- a CDS encoding DUF2169 family type VI secretion system accessory protein, with protein sequence MGHPSTENLTPFTFEPLFLTDEEMRPLLVPVVKATFWISPQGRLTLAEEQEPLELAGRKWDDADASSDRYEPEGAFFKPATDVVLVGHAHAKERGTRELLVALKVGALQKGVKVIGDRLWFKSMGSIAMTKPAPFERIPLRYERALGGPLEPRNPVGTGFRPKGSRFEEDVRLPNLEDPSQLLRDWGDSPPPAGFGFLGPSWQPRASFAGTYDAAWEKSRKPLLPRDFDRRFLNAASPGLIAPGYLQGNEPVVIANATPEGRLAFSLPGLAPPRVQVWRKRGSDEELELRLDTVIIDTDEMKLSLLWRGLLKLVREPTEVEAIRVESPGSERWAPQAILGKQR encoded by the coding sequence ATGGGGCATCCCAGCACCGAGAACCTCACGCCCTTCACCTTCGAGCCGCTCTTCCTCACCGATGAGGAGATGCGGCCGTTGCTCGTCCCGGTGGTGAAGGCCACCTTCTGGATCAGCCCCCAGGGCCGTCTGACCCTGGCCGAGGAGCAGGAGCCGCTCGAGCTGGCCGGGAGGAAGTGGGACGACGCGGACGCGTCCAGCGATCGCTATGAGCCCGAGGGCGCCTTCTTCAAGCCGGCCACGGACGTGGTCCTCGTGGGACACGCCCACGCGAAGGAGCGTGGCACGCGCGAGCTGCTGGTCGCGCTGAAGGTCGGAGCGCTGCAGAAGGGCGTGAAGGTCATCGGGGATCGGCTCTGGTTCAAGAGCATGGGTAGCATCGCCATGACGAAGCCCGCGCCCTTCGAGCGCATTCCCCTCCGCTACGAGCGGGCCCTGGGCGGCCCGCTCGAGCCGCGCAACCCGGTGGGCACGGGGTTCCGGCCCAAGGGGAGCCGCTTCGAGGAGGACGTGCGGCTGCCCAACCTGGAGGATCCCTCCCAGCTCCTGAGGGACTGGGGCGACAGCCCTCCGCCCGCGGGCTTCGGCTTCCTCGGCCCGAGCTGGCAGCCCCGCGCCTCCTTCGCGGGCACCTATGACGCGGCCTGGGAGAAGTCCCGCAAGCCCCTGCTGCCGCGCGACTTCGATCGGCGCTTCCTCAACGCCGCCTCGCCTGGACTCATCGCCCCCGGCTACCTCCAAGGCAACGAGCCCGTGGTCATCGCCAACGCCACCCCCGAGGGTCGGCTCGCCTTCAGCCTCCCCGGGCTTGCTCCGCCGCGCGTCCAGGTGTGGCGCAAGCGAGGCTCGGACGAGGAGCTCGAGCTGCGCCTGGACACCGTCATCATCGACACCGACGAGATGAAGCTCTCCCTGCTCTGGAGGGGGCTGCTCAAGCTCGTCCGGGAGCCGACCGAGGTGGAGGCGATCCGCGTCGAGAGTCCAGGCTCCGAACGTTGGGCGCCGCAAGCAATCCTCGGAAAGCAGCGGTAG
- a CDS encoding HTTM domain-containing protein, translating into MTESAETGRGGVSRLWERLLAPKDIAALVAFRIVFGLLVAVSATRFLAYGWVDEFFVRPRFHFTYWGFGWVPALPAPWIHVVFGALVVLGLCVAAGFCYRVAIALLFVAFSYVQLVDVTTYLNHYYLVSLLAGLLCFIPAHRAFSIDAWRKPELRQDWLPAWCTYLLRFQVAVVYVFAGLAKLTSDWLIHAQPLQIWLTARTSLPLLGPFLDERWVAYVAAWSGFLFDTTIVLFLLTRRLRPFAYVAVLAFHAGTSALFPIGMFPVIMVTAVWVFFEPSWPRRLGAWLRGRLGRQARPSSPPAPRAVPAWGPPSRKAWLALGVAVAYGCIQLLMPLRTHLYGGNVLWHEQGLRFSWRVMAREKNGSVTFVVRNPATGREWHVPPSQYLTRLQEREMSVQPDLILQLAHRIARDFEAQGRGPVEVHADARVSLNGRSSEIFLEPEVDLAREPDGLAPKRWIRPSPDSPPVRLRPVEREPLLLQGAHGASQHREPHALHLRAALPHR; encoded by the coding sequence ATGACTGAGTCCGCGGAGACCGGGCGGGGCGGCGTGAGCCGCCTCTGGGAGCGCCTGCTCGCCCCGAAGGACATCGCGGCGCTGGTGGCGTTCCGGATCGTCTTCGGGCTGCTGGTGGCGGTGTCGGCCACGCGCTTCCTGGCCTATGGCTGGGTGGACGAGTTCTTCGTCCGGCCCAGGTTCCACTTCACGTACTGGGGCTTCGGCTGGGTGCCGGCGCTCCCGGCGCCGTGGATCCACGTCGTCTTCGGGGCGCTGGTGGTGCTGGGGCTCTGCGTGGCGGCGGGCTTCTGCTACCGCGTGGCGATCGCGCTGCTCTTCGTCGCCTTCTCCTACGTCCAGCTCGTGGACGTCACCACCTACCTCAACCACTACTACCTGGTGAGCCTGCTGGCGGGGCTCCTGTGCTTCATCCCGGCGCACCGGGCCTTCTCCATCGACGCGTGGCGCAAGCCGGAGCTGCGACAGGACTGGCTGCCCGCGTGGTGCACGTACCTGCTGCGCTTCCAGGTGGCCGTCGTCTACGTGTTCGCCGGGCTGGCCAAGCTCACGTCGGACTGGCTCATCCACGCGCAGCCGCTGCAGATCTGGCTCACGGCGCGCACGAGCCTCCCGCTGCTGGGGCCGTTCCTGGATGAGCGCTGGGTGGCGTACGTGGCGGCCTGGTCGGGGTTCCTCTTCGACACGACCATCGTCCTCTTCCTCCTGACGCGCAGGCTGCGCCCGTTCGCCTATGTGGCCGTCCTGGCGTTCCACGCGGGGACCTCGGCGCTGTTCCCCATCGGGATGTTCCCCGTCATCATGGTCACCGCCGTGTGGGTCTTCTTCGAGCCCTCCTGGCCGCGACGTCTCGGAGCGTGGCTGCGCGGTCGGCTCGGGAGGCAGGCGCGTCCGTCCAGCCCGCCAGCGCCTCGCGCGGTGCCGGCCTGGGGGCCTCCCAGTCGGAAGGCCTGGCTGGCGCTGGGCGTGGCCGTGGCCTACGGCTGCATCCAGCTGCTCATGCCCCTGAGGACCCACCTCTATGGTGGCAACGTGCTCTGGCACGAGCAGGGCCTGCGCTTCTCGTGGCGGGTGATGGCGCGGGAGAAGAATGGCAGCGTGACGTTCGTGGTCCGCAACCCCGCCACGGGCCGCGAGTGGCACGTGCCCCCCAGCCAGTACCTCACGCGGCTGCAGGAGCGGGAGATGTCCGTGCAGCCCGATCTCATCCTGCAGCTGGCCCACCGGATCGCCCGTGACTTCGAGGCGCAGGGCAGGGGACCCGTGGAGGTCCACGCCGACGCGCGCGTGTCCCTGAACGGGCGCTCCTCGGAGATCTTCCTCGAGCCCGAGGTGGATCTCGCCCGGGAGCCGGACGGGCTCGCCCCCAAGCGCTGGATCCGTCCCTCTCCGGACTCGCCGCCCGTTCGCCTCCGCCCTGTGGAGCGGGAGCCGTTGCTGCTACAAGGAGCCCATGGGGCATCCCAGCACCGAGAACCTCACGCCCTTCACCTTCGAGCCGCTCTTCCTCACCGATGA
- a CDS encoding imelysin family protein — translation MPRIRFGKLQGARVISLAALVCLCACKEKNDKPDGGPGPGTEDVRKNVLSAAGTCVLTHAREFQTAAAALETATSALVSGPEASTRQAAREAFHRAMDVWQVLEVLQIGPAATTLQPGGAEIRDNIYSWPLVNRCAVEEQIVARGYESASFPTTLVSRRGLNAMEYLLFYEGSDTACAASSPIVSQGTWAALSAEERDSRKRAYALAAAKEVRRHAERLVQAWEGGFAQTLETAGAGNTVYPTTQAALNSLSDALFYVEHDVKDLKLARPLGLRECTSDVCPEFLESRYASRSKANLRSNLVGFRKLSEGCGQDFSGPGFDDLLVSVGADTLAGKLRTNLIAAQAALEAINEPDLDQALTQDKASVRAFYDALKAGTDLIKTEFVTTLDLELPQSVEGDND, via the coding sequence ATGCCACGAATTCGTTTTGGGAAGCTCCAGGGCGCGAGGGTGATCTCGCTCGCCGCGCTCGTGTGTCTGTGCGCCTGCAAGGAGAAGAATGACAAGCCTGATGGCGGGCCGGGGCCTGGCACGGAGGATGTCCGCAAGAACGTGCTGAGCGCCGCGGGCACCTGCGTGCTCACCCACGCGAGGGAATTCCAGACGGCGGCGGCGGCGCTGGAGACGGCGACGTCGGCGCTGGTGTCCGGCCCCGAGGCGAGCACGCGCCAGGCCGCGCGCGAGGCGTTCCACCGGGCCATGGACGTGTGGCAGGTGCTCGAGGTGCTGCAGATCGGCCCCGCGGCGACGACGCTCCAGCCGGGCGGCGCGGAGATCCGCGACAACATCTACTCCTGGCCGCTCGTCAACCGGTGCGCCGTCGAGGAGCAGATCGTCGCTCGCGGCTACGAGTCGGCCAGCTTCCCGACGACGCTGGTGAGCCGGCGCGGGCTCAACGCCATGGAGTACCTGCTGTTCTACGAGGGCAGTGACACCGCATGCGCGGCGAGCTCGCCCATCGTGTCCCAGGGCACGTGGGCGGCGCTGTCCGCCGAGGAGCGCGACTCCCGCAAGCGGGCGTACGCGCTGGCGGCGGCCAAGGAGGTGCGTCGCCACGCGGAGCGGCTCGTGCAGGCGTGGGAGGGCGGCTTCGCGCAGACGCTCGAGACGGCGGGCGCGGGCAACACGGTGTACCCGACGACCCAGGCGGCGCTGAACTCCCTGAGCGACGCGCTCTTCTATGTGGAGCATGACGTCAAGGATCTGAAGCTGGCCCGGCCGCTGGGCCTGCGCGAGTGCACCTCGGATGTCTGCCCGGAGTTCCTGGAGTCTCGCTACGCTTCGCGCTCGAAGGCGAACCTCCGCTCCAACCTGGTGGGCTTCCGCAAGCTGAGCGAGGGCTGCGGCCAGGACTTCAGCGGGCCCGGGTTCGACGATCTGCTCGTCTCCGTCGGCGCCGATACGCTGGCGGGCAAGCTGCGCACGAACCTGATCGCCGCGCAGGCGGCGCTCGAGGCCATCAACGAGCCGGATCTCGATCAGGCGCTCACCCAGGACAAGGCCTCGGTCCGCGCCTTCTACGACGCGCTCAAGGCTGGGACGGATCTGATCAAGACGGAGTTCGTCACCACGCTCGACCTCGAGCTGCCGCAGTCGGTGGAAGGGGACAATGACTGA